Proteins encoded within one genomic window of Thermococcus celer Vu 13 = JCM 8558:
- a CDS encoding ATP-binding protein encodes MIERGTWAEVLLDYRSLPFEGIKREVEVKVPNTRMAVAIIGPRRAGKTYLMRQLMEELKSEGVREEDIAYVNLEDPRLVGASLKDLMTLLDIVRDMGGGKLHLFLDEVQVVEGWERFVRYLLDMGHRVFVSGSSAKLLSKEIATQLRGRSVTVSVFPFSFPEFLRARGFRVKRYLSSEEKAGLRALLDEYLEWGGYPEVVLNPHMRAEVLRGILELAIYRDIVERWEVRNLRALRLLLKILARSSHLTLNRTYSTMKSLGISVGKTTIGDYLEYLGDAFILHRLPPRVKSYKKAELLGFKPYLVDNGLLRVLGVKDRGRLIENLVMVELLRRGFEPGEDLFYVPGDGWEVDFLAGDELIQVSYELHPLNRERELRALAEATKRIKAKELTLVTFANEGTITLKGRTIEVVPLHDWLLR; translated from the coding sequence ATGATCGAAAGGGGAACGTGGGCCGAAGTACTCCTCGATTACCGCTCCCTGCCCTTCGAGGGAATAAAGCGCGAGGTGGAGGTTAAGGTTCCCAACACCCGGATGGCGGTGGCGATAATCGGACCGAGGAGGGCGGGGAAGACGTATCTGATGCGCCAGCTCATGGAGGAACTCAAATCTGAGGGGGTCAGGGAGGAGGATATAGCCTACGTAAACCTCGAGGATCCGCGGCTCGTCGGAGCTTCCCTCAAGGACCTGATGACCCTTCTCGACATCGTAAGGGATATGGGCGGTGGGAAACTTCATCTCTTCCTCGACGAGGTTCAGGTCGTTGAGGGGTGGGAGCGCTTCGTCCGCTACCTCCTCGATATGGGACATCGCGTCTTCGTCTCCGGTTCGTCCGCAAAGCTTCTTTCGAAGGAGATAGCGACCCAGCTCAGGGGACGTTCCGTGACCGTCAGCGTTTTCCCGTTCTCCTTCCCCGAGTTCCTGAGGGCGAGGGGATTCCGGGTTAAGAGATACCTCTCGAGTGAGGAGAAGGCGGGACTCAGGGCCCTCCTCGACGAGTACCTCGAATGGGGGGGCTATCCAGAGGTCGTGCTCAACCCGCACATGAGGGCAGAGGTTCTTCGGGGAATCCTCGAACTCGCCATCTACCGCGATATCGTGGAACGGTGGGAGGTCCGGAACCTCCGCGCCCTGAGGCTCCTCCTTAAGATCCTCGCCCGCTCGAGCCACCTAACCCTCAATAGAACGTACTCAACGATGAAGAGCCTCGGGATCTCGGTCGGTAAAACGACCATCGGGGATTACCTCGAGTACCTGGGCGACGCCTTCATCCTCCACCGCCTTCCGCCCCGCGTGAAATCCTACAAAAAGGCCGAACTGCTCGGCTTCAAGCCCTACCTCGTGGACAACGGCCTCCTGAGGGTTCTGGGGGTGAAGGACAGGGGTCGCCTGATCGAGAACCTCGTAATGGTCGAGCTCCTCAGGAGGGGCTTTGAACCGGGGGAGGATCTGTTTTACGTCCCCGGCGACGGCTGGGAGGTCGATTTCCTGGCTGGGGACGAGCTGATTCAGGTCAGCTACGAACTCCACCCCCTAAACAGGGAGCGCGAGCTCAGGGCCCTCGCGGAGGCCACAAAGAGAATCAAAGCCAAGGAGCTCACCCTCGTGACCTTCGCCAATGAGGGAACCATCACGTTGAAGGGCAGGACAATAGAGGTCGTCCCGCTCCACGACTGGCTCCTCCGCTAA
- a CDS encoding nucleotidyltransferase domain-containing protein: MPREKVVRIWDEREVIYSPKRWRYLREKREKALGIMERLAQFDPWLYGSVARGDVRRDSDVDIFIPYRVPAYLIELALEGLITRRRIVMATPWHLIKGIIEVDEETTVTFPLIEPTDRELEFYRWGGAVGISEVRAKRRVPGVNKKLILIVPTERGHVEREVIGRESEVAKILGVSVDIVRERVHVLTRRDSIGRTGIYINEEVPDWMGFEEALKAIADRDPNVRRKVRERGGI, encoded by the coding sequence ATGCCAAGGGAAAAGGTCGTTCGGATCTGGGACGAGAGGGAAGTAATCTATTCGCCGAAGAGGTGGCGCTACCTCAGGGAAAAGCGGGAGAAAGCCCTGGGGATAATGGAAAGGCTCGCTCAGTTCGATCCCTGGCTCTACGGTAGCGTCGCCAGGGGGGACGTTCGGCGGGACAGCGACGTGGACATCTTCATTCCCTACCGGGTTCCCGCCTACCTCATCGAGCTCGCCCTCGAGGGGCTCATCACGAGACGGAGGATAGTCATGGCGACGCCGTGGCACCTGATCAAGGGCATCATCGAGGTGGACGAGGAGACGACGGTCACGTTCCCGCTGATAGAGCCCACGGACAGGGAACTCGAGTTCTACCGCTGGGGCGGGGCGGTTGGCATCAGCGAGGTGAGGGCTAAGAGGCGCGTTCCGGGCGTTAACAAAAAGTTAATCCTCATTGTCCCCACCGAGAGAGGACACGTCGAGAGGGAAGTGATTGGGAGGGAGAGCGAGGTGGCGAAAATCCTCGGAGTGAGCGTGGACATCGTCAGGGAACGCGTCCACGTCCTCACGAGGCGGGACAGCATCGGGAGAACCGGGATATACATCAACGAGGAAGTCCCGGATTGGATGGGCTTCGAGGAGGCGCTGAAGGCCATAGCCGACCGCGACCCGAACGTCAGGAGGAAGGTGAGGGAGCGCGGGGGGATTTAG